A genomic window from Rhizobium sp. 007 includes:
- a CDS encoding NAD-dependent succinate-semialdehyde dehydrogenase — protein MNGLKDSSLLRQKGLIDGEWRGAAAGCTIEVIDPATQHVLGTVPDMDGADTRAAITAAEKAFGPWRAKTNAERAALLEAWHDLMLENIEDLALILTREQGKPLTEARGEIRYGASFIKWFSEEARRIGGTTIPSPTADRRIVVLKEPVGVSAIITPWNFPNAMITRKVGPALAAGCTVVVKPSDLTPYSALALGVLAERAGIPKGVINIVTGMPAAIGDELMANQTVRKISFTGSTRVGSLLMRGAADSVKRLSLELGGNAPFIIFDDADLDLAVEGAIASKFRNGGQTCVCANRLLVQSGVYEAFAAKLCARVSAMKVGAGTDAGTDIGPMINKAAIEKINRHVDDAVKKGAKILTTAGSMPAGDQYAAPMVLGGATTDMQLASEETFGPVAPLFRFDSEEEAIVIANATPFGLAAYFYTESLKRSWRVGEALEFGMIGLNTGAISTEVAPFGGVKQSGLGREGAQCGIEEYLEMKSFHIGGLA, from the coding sequence ATGAACGGATTGAAAGATAGCAGCCTGCTTCGCCAAAAAGGGCTGATCGACGGTGAATGGCGCGGGGCGGCAGCCGGGTGCACGATCGAGGTGATCGACCCGGCGACGCAGCATGTGCTGGGCACGGTGCCCGACATGGACGGAGCCGATACGAGGGCGGCAATCACCGCGGCGGAAAAGGCCTTTGGTCCGTGGCGCGCAAAGACCAATGCCGAGCGTGCCGCGTTGCTGGAGGCCTGGCACGATCTGATGCTCGAAAATATCGAGGATCTGGCGCTGATCCTCACCCGGGAGCAGGGCAAGCCGCTCACGGAGGCGCGCGGCGAAATCCGCTACGGCGCCTCGTTCATCAAATGGTTCTCCGAGGAGGCGCGCCGCATCGGCGGAACGACCATTCCCTCCCCGACGGCCGACCGACGGATCGTCGTTCTGAAGGAGCCTGTCGGCGTGTCGGCGATCATCACGCCGTGGAATTTTCCCAATGCGATGATCACCCGCAAGGTGGGGCCGGCGCTCGCCGCAGGCTGCACGGTCGTCGTCAAGCCATCGGACCTGACCCCCTATTCGGCACTAGCCCTTGGGGTCCTGGCTGAGCGCGCCGGCATCCCCAAGGGCGTGATCAATATCGTCACAGGCATGCCGGCCGCCATCGGCGACGAACTGATGGCGAACCAGACCGTCCGCAAGATCTCTTTCACCGGCTCGACCCGCGTCGGCTCGCTGCTGATGCGCGGCGCAGCCGACAGCGTCAAGCGGCTCAGCCTCGAACTCGGCGGCAATGCGCCCTTCATCATCTTTGACGATGCCGATCTCGATCTTGCCGTGGAAGGCGCAATCGCATCGAAATTCCGCAATGGCGGGCAGACCTGCGTCTGCGCCAACCGCCTTCTCGTCCAGTCGGGTGTCTACGAGGCCTTTGCCGCCAAACTTTGCGCGCGCGTATCGGCCATGAAGGTTGGGGCCGGCACGGATGCCGGCACGGATATCGGGCCGATGATCAACAAGGCGGCGATCGAGAAGATCAATCGTCACGTGGACGATGCGGTAAAAAAGGGAGCAAAGATCCTCACCACCGCGGGCTCCATGCCGGCAGGCGATCAATATGCCGCACCTATGGTGCTTGGCGGTGCGACGACAGACATGCAGCTTGCCAGCGAAGAGACCTTCGGACCTGTTGCCCCGCTTTTCCGTTTCGACAGCGAGGAAGAGGCAATCGTCATTGCCAACGCCACGCCTTTCGGCCTTGCGGCCTATTTCTACACAGAGAGCCTGAAACGCTCCTGGCGTGTCGGCGAAGCACTCGAATTCGGCATGATCGGCCTGAATACAGGGGCCATTTCGACCGAGGTCGCTCCCTTCGGCGGCGTCAAACAGTCCGGCCTTGGCCGGGAGGGCGCGCAATGCGGCATCGAGGAATATCTCGAAATGAAAAGCTTTCACATCGGCGGGCTCGCCTGA
- a CDS encoding hydantoinase/oxoprolinase family protein has translation MTYRIGVDVGGSFTDFAVFDTGTGKLATLKVFSRPDAPGEEILSALDILSERDGIEPSEVSYFTHGTTVGVNTVIERNGHDIALFTTKNFEDVLQVARLKIPEIHNLYSVRPEPLVSRDRVFGIDERILATGEVLKAPDETDVACAVQAAIEAGCKGIVLAFLHSYRNPANEDAVTSIIERLAPGLPVISSAATWPIMREYERTITAVISGYVQPRVANYLDRFEKVLRERGVTCPLLITKTNGGVMGIDQARSECVQMILSGTASGVIGAGYLAKASGFDRIMSLDIGGTSADVAVIIDGEAQYGTGELIGDFQIHVPSVSVSSVGQGGGSVAWIDRLGLLHVGPESAGSTPGPACYGRGGTRPTITDAMAAANLIGHMPLGYGAVNVDHAASQAALAPLAERLGTSVEELAGNIVDISVSGMYAEVSALVSRFAIDPREFHLFAFGGAGAMLACFLAKELDMRGVVVPPTAGVVSAYGGLVADLKNDFIRTVYCEVTVEALAELCATFEALEVEARTWLETQGYSGRGSIRLYADMRYLGQSFEIETPIQPAWLRQGDAAAIRAAFHQEHDRLYGHRDENADVQMVSLRLVIAGATQKPPLNPIAVAQAPAEPRFHVEGWFSGRSWMTGVYHRADLAAGHRFRGPAIVAQDDTTTVVPPAFEVLVDCFGNLVITKTEL, from the coding sequence ATGACCTATCGCATTGGCGTCGACGTCGGCGGGTCCTTTACGGACTTCGCCGTGTTCGACACGGGCACGGGAAAACTCGCCACACTGAAGGTCTTCTCGCGGCCGGATGCGCCTGGCGAGGAGATTCTCTCTGCTCTCGACATCCTCTCCGAGCGCGACGGAATTGAGCCGAGCGAGGTTTCGTATTTCACGCATGGAACGACCGTCGGCGTAAATACTGTCATTGAGCGCAACGGCCATGATATCGCTCTTTTCACCACCAAAAATTTCGAAGACGTGCTGCAGGTCGCGCGTCTCAAGATCCCCGAGATTCACAATCTCTATTCCGTGCGGCCGGAACCGTTGGTCAGCCGCGACCGGGTTTTCGGTATCGATGAGCGCATCCTGGCGACCGGCGAGGTTCTGAAGGCGCCTGATGAGACGGACGTGGCGTGCGCCGTCCAGGCGGCGATCGAAGCCGGTTGCAAGGGGATCGTGCTCGCCTTTCTGCATTCCTACCGCAATCCCGCCAACGAGGATGCCGTCACGTCGATCATCGAGCGGCTTGCACCGGGGCTGCCGGTCATATCCTCGGCTGCCACTTGGCCGATCATGCGCGAGTACGAACGCACCATCACGGCCGTGATCAGCGGCTACGTTCAGCCGCGTGTCGCCAATTATCTCGACCGCTTCGAAAAGGTCCTGCGCGAGCGCGGCGTCACCTGCCCGCTGTTGATCACCAAGACCAATGGCGGCGTCATGGGTATCGACCAGGCTCGTTCAGAATGCGTCCAGATGATCCTATCGGGCACCGCCTCGGGCGTCATCGGTGCCGGCTATCTCGCCAAGGCGAGCGGCTTCGACCGCATCATGAGCCTCGATATCGGCGGCACCAGCGCCGACGTCGCCGTCATCATCGATGGCGAGGCGCAATACGGCACGGGCGAATTGATCGGCGATTTCCAGATCCACGTACCGTCAGTATCGGTAAGTTCCGTCGGCCAGGGTGGCGGTTCAGTCGCCTGGATTGATCGGCTTGGGCTTCTCCATGTCGGGCCCGAGAGTGCCGGCTCTACTCCCGGTCCCGCGTGCTACGGGCGCGGCGGTACAAGGCCGACGATCACTGACGCAATGGCGGCCGCCAATCTCATCGGCCATATGCCGCTCGGCTATGGCGCCGTGAATGTCGATCACGCCGCATCGCAAGCGGCTCTTGCCCCGCTTGCCGAAAGGCTCGGCACCAGCGTCGAGGAACTTGCCGGAAATATCGTCGATATCTCGGTGTCCGGCATGTATGCGGAGGTGAGCGCGCTCGTCTCGCGGTTTGCCATCGACCCGCGCGAGTTCCACCTTTTTGCCTTCGGCGGTGCCGGCGCTATGCTCGCCTGCTTTCTCGCCAAGGAGCTCGACATGCGGGGCGTCGTGGTGCCGCCGACCGCTGGTGTCGTTTCTGCCTATGGCGGGCTCGTCGCCGATCTCAAGAATGACTTCATCCGCACGGTCTATTGCGAGGTGACGGTCGAGGCGCTCGCCGAACTTTGTGCAACATTCGAGGCGCTTGAAGTGGAGGCGCGCACCTGGCTCGAGACGCAGGGCTACAGCGGCCGCGGCAGCATTCGTCTCTACGCGGACATGCGTTACCTTGGTCAATCCTTCGAGATCGAAACGCCGATCCAGCCTGCCTGGCTACGCCAGGGCGATGCCGCTGCGATAAGGGCCGCCTTCCACCAGGAGCACGATCGTCTCTACGGCCACCGTGACGAGAACGCCGACGTCCAGATGGTCAGCCTGCGTCTCGTCATTGCGGGCGCCACGCAGAAGCCGCCGCTCAATCCCATTGCCGTCGCGCAGGCTCCCGCCGAGCCGCGCTTTCACGTCGAGGGCTGGTTTTCGGGCCGCAGTTGGATGACCGGCGTCTATCACCGCGCCGACCTAGCCGCAGGCCATCGCTTCCGCGGCCCGGCAATCGTCGCCCAGGACGACACGACCACCGTCGTGCCGCCTGCTTTCGAGGTCCTCGTCGACTGCTTCGGCAATCTCGTTATAACCAAGACGGAGCTCTGA
- a CDS encoding hydantoinase B/oxoprolinase family protein yields MAIDRRNLKVLANFCSAAADAMAFTLMRTAHSAFVKETEDFSCQIVTREGLAFANPRQFGAPWYSGIDYGPLLEAFKDYEEGDICITNDPYSGFVATHSPDIHIWKPVFFEGEIACFVVGHIHNTDVGGAVPASLSRSLSEVEQEGLRIPPTKLVSKGEMNRFVLDVIRANVRLPEQNFGDLHAQIASVNVGERKIREVIRRFGCRTFLEGVAQILDYAEAQTRSILARVPDGDYFFADYADEDSVGGKPCRIALTLKIRGDEVVLDYTGSDPQLGSSLNMPTGGRDRHPLVMVGLTYVLYTLDTSLLLNAGTLRPARAILPEGSVVNCSRPAAVGMRSLTCAMTQIVTVGAFVQALPNLMPAASPGGNAIMNIKTTSRAGRSIMASIGPVGGGGGGTPVGDGSDGAGGATGFLRNTPIEISEAEVPIRFLRYGLERDTGAPGRHRGGLSAIMEFEISAPETIVTARNRNRSIMPAWGVNGAHAGSVSRFLRNPGRSDEVSLGNTDVVHCGPGDVIRVVGPGAGGYGDPLSRPAGAVLQDVRRGAVSVASAEQDYGLVIRAGSIDEEATAEIRSGRRPAVPKVITHGLERRAFEAIWNRERYDLLTAFLASQPVGWRYFLKHRIFEAVEKVAGDRPPVADEMRMLFETMRIRYALT; encoded by the coding sequence ATGGCCATCGACCGCCGCAATCTGAAGGTGCTCGCAAACTTCTGCTCGGCCGCCGCCGACGCGATGGCCTTCACGCTCATGCGCACCGCCCACTCCGCCTTCGTCAAGGAGACGGAAGATTTCTCCTGCCAGATCGTCACGCGCGAGGGGCTCGCCTTCGCCAATCCGCGCCAGTTCGGTGCGCCCTGGTACAGCGGCATCGACTATGGCCCGCTGCTCGAGGCCTTCAAGGACTATGAGGAGGGTGACATCTGCATCACCAACGATCCCTATTCAGGCTTCGTTGCCACCCATTCGCCCGACATTCACATCTGGAAACCGGTTTTCTTCGAGGGAGAGATCGCCTGCTTCGTCGTCGGCCACATCCATAACACCGATGTTGGCGGCGCCGTTCCGGCCTCGCTCTCGCGGTCCTTGAGCGAGGTCGAGCAGGAGGGGCTGCGCATCCCGCCAACGAAACTTGTCTCGAAGGGCGAAATGAACCGCTTCGTCCTCGACGTGATCCGCGCCAATGTCCGCCTGCCCGAACAAAATTTCGGCGATCTCCATGCGCAGATCGCTTCTGTCAATGTCGGCGAGCGCAAGATCCGGGAGGTCATACGCCGCTTCGGTTGCCGTACCTTCCTCGAGGGTGTCGCGCAGATCCTCGACTATGCCGAGGCGCAAACGCGCAGTATCCTCGCGCGCGTGCCAGACGGCGATTATTTCTTCGCCGATTATGCTGACGAGGATTCCGTCGGCGGCAAGCCCTGCAGGATCGCGCTCACCCTCAAGATCCGCGGCGATGAGGTCGTGCTCGACTATACCGGCTCCGACCCACAACTCGGCTCCTCGCTCAACATGCCGACCGGCGGACGCGACCGCCATCCGCTGGTCATGGTCGGGTTGACCTATGTGCTTTACACGCTGGACACCAGCCTGCTCCTCAACGCCGGCACACTGAGGCCTGCACGTGCGATCCTGCCCGAGGGCTCGGTCGTCAACTGCAGCCGGCCAGCAGCCGTCGGCATGCGCTCGCTCACATGCGCCATGACCCAGATTGTCACCGTCGGCGCCTTCGTCCAGGCGCTGCCCAACCTGATGCCCGCCGCCTCGCCGGGCGGCAACGCCATCATGAACATCAAGACGACAAGTCGGGCCGGGCGCTCGATCATGGCCTCGATCGGGCCGGTCGGCGGAGGCGGCGGAGGCACGCCTGTCGGTGACGGCAGCGATGGTGCAGGTGGCGCCACGGGGTTTCTACGCAATACGCCGATCGAGATCAGCGAGGCAGAGGTGCCGATCCGCTTCCTGCGCTACGGCCTGGAGCGCGATACGGGCGCGCCCGGGCGACATCGCGGCGGTCTGTCGGCCATCATGGAGTTTGAGATCTCGGCGCCGGAAACCATCGTCACCGCCCGCAACCGCAATCGCTCGATCATGCCGGCCTGGGGCGTGAACGGGGCACATGCCGGCAGCGTTTCCCGGTTCCTTCGCAATCCGGGCCGGTCCGACGAGGTCTCGCTCGGCAATACTGATGTCGTCCATTGCGGTCCCGGCGACGTGATCCGCGTCGTCGGTCCCGGCGCCGGTGGCTATGGCGATCCCCTGTCGCGGCCGGCGGGTGCAGTTCTGCAAGACGTGCGCCGCGGCGCCGTCAGCGTTGCAAGCGCCGAGCAGGATTACGGGCTCGTCATTCGCGCCGGCAGCATCGACGAGGAAGCGACCGCGGAAATCCGTTCAGGCCGCAGGCCCGCAGTGCCGAAGGTCATCACCCATGGCCTCGAACGGCGCGCCTTCGAAGCGATCTGGAACCGCGAGCGCTACGACCTCCTGACCGCCTTCCTCGCCTCTCAGCCAGTCGGCTGGCGCTATTTCCTGAAGCATCGGATCTTCGAGGCGGTCGAGAAGGTCGCGGGCGATCGCCCCCCTGTTGCGGACGAAATGCGGATGCTGTTTGAAACAATGCGAATCCGCTACGCTCTTACCTGA
- a CDS encoding LysR family transcriptional regulator — translation MNIRQLEVFRAIMRDGTITAAANSLGISQPAVSKLLAYLEDQLGYPLFERIGGRLAPTTEAHILYGDADHVFRQLEALSSLARDVGASKIGLIRIGASLPLAYSVLPVTLAAFGNHHPEVKIHLHTLPKREIAEALSLGDVDVGVTLSPILAPTMRVEKLFSAKVVAVLPATDPLAAEATLTPSMLAGRRLISYGSHAEFGAALDEAFASEGQRRDVSIQIASSVGALPLVRQGLGIALVDELALWSPIEGIVSRPFRPTVPTPVSLTINQARPQSRFVASFSDCLRQAFHGASQSSIGATAEDSTAASRKT, via the coding sequence ATGAACATCCGCCAGCTCGAAGTCTTCCGGGCGATCATGCGCGACGGCACCATCACTGCGGCCGCCAATTCGCTCGGCATTTCGCAGCCGGCAGTCAGCAAGCTGCTCGCCTATCTCGAAGATCAGCTTGGCTATCCCCTTTTCGAAAGGATCGGCGGCCGGCTCGCGCCGACGACCGAGGCGCATATCCTTTATGGCGATGCCGACCACGTCTTTCGGCAACTGGAGGCGCTTTCATCCCTTGCGCGCGATGTCGGCGCCAGCAAGATCGGGCTCATCCGCATCGGTGCGAGCCTGCCGCTCGCCTATTCGGTCCTGCCGGTGACACTCGCCGCTTTCGGCAACCACCATCCCGAGGTGAAAATCCATCTTCATACGCTGCCGAAGCGCGAGATCGCCGAGGCGTTATCGCTCGGTGACGTTGACGTCGGCGTCACTCTGTCACCGATCCTGGCCCCGACCATGCGGGTGGAGAAGCTGTTTTCTGCAAAGGTTGTGGCGGTCCTGCCCGCGACCGATCCACTTGCTGCCGAAGCGACGCTTACGCCGTCCATGCTCGCCGGCCGCCGGCTCATCTCTTATGGCTCGCATGCGGAATTCGGTGCGGCTCTCGATGAAGCGTTCGCATCGGAAGGCCAGAGGCGCGACGTCTCGATCCAGATCGCGTCCTCGGTCGGCGCCCTGCCGCTGGTCCGTCAGGGACTTGGCATCGCGCTTGTCGATGAACTTGCGCTATGGAGCCCAATCGAGGGGATTGTCTCCCGCCCTTTTCGTCCGACGGTCCCGACGCCCGTGTCGCTCACGATCAACCAGGCCCGGCCGCAGTCACGGTTCGTAGCATCGTTTTCCGATTGCCTCAGGCAAGCTTTTCACGGCGCTTCGCAATCTAGCATCGGCGCCACCGCCGAAGATTCGACTGCGGCGTCACGCAAAACGTAA
- a CDS encoding aldehyde dehydrogenase family protein, with protein sequence MTLSFDPDKLPLPVGHFIGDRLVAAEGVIDMHRPSDAKAYGGCPVADENLVDRAVQTAKQTLKVSNWGGVRPRERTVALQRWADLIESEAETLAKLEALSSTRPVGQLVSGDIAVTAEQIRFFAEFADKEGSDLVPTDDSNLGMIMAEPYGVVGAITPWNFPVSMAGWKLGPALAAGNAVVLKPSEMTPFSTIYLAQLAIRAGLPAGLINIVLGDGQVTGNAITGHPEIAKISFTGSTAAGSAIMANIARTGVKPMTLELGGKSPQLVFADADLDKAALVISQGILSNAGQACVAGSRLIVEESIAAPLAEAIVARMKMVKAAATWDETSQYSPIISKRQLDRIHSIVESAVSAGGECLLGGAPMDAPGYFYQPTLIAVRDAFSPAVSEEIFGPVLTLQTFADEEEALTLADHPTYGLAAGLFTRDLSRAIRLTRRLQAGTVWVNRFSRSRDHILPTGGYKQSGIGKDLGREAYLANRKSKSVLISL encoded by the coding sequence ATGACACTAAGCTTTGATCCGGACAAACTTCCCTTGCCGGTCGGACACTTCATCGGCGACCGGCTGGTAGCGGCCGAAGGCGTCATCGACATGCATCGCCCATCCGATGCCAAGGCCTATGGCGGCTGCCCGGTCGCTGACGAGAACCTGGTTGATCGCGCTGTCCAAACCGCCAAACAGACCTTGAAGGTGAGCAACTGGGGCGGCGTACGCCCTCGCGAGCGGACTGTCGCGCTGCAGCGTTGGGCGGACCTCATCGAGAGCGAGGCCGAAACGCTTGCGAAACTCGAAGCGCTTTCCTCAACACGCCCCGTCGGCCAGCTTGTCTCCGGCGACATTGCCGTCACCGCAGAGCAGATCCGTTTCTTCGCCGAATTCGCCGATAAGGAGGGAAGCGATCTCGTGCCGACGGACGATAGCAATCTCGGCATGATCATGGCGGAACCTTACGGCGTCGTCGGTGCCATCACGCCCTGGAATTTTCCTGTTTCCATGGCTGGCTGGAAGCTTGGTCCGGCACTTGCGGCCGGCAATGCGGTGGTTCTAAAGCCGTCCGAAATGACGCCGTTTTCGACCATTTATCTCGCCCAACTGGCAATCCGGGCCGGCCTGCCGGCAGGTCTCATCAACATCGTCCTTGGCGACGGCCAGGTCACGGGCAATGCCATTACCGGCCACCCGGAGATCGCCAAGATTAGCTTCACCGGCTCGACCGCAGCCGGTTCTGCCATCATGGCCAATATCGCCCGCACGGGCGTCAAGCCGATGACACTGGAACTCGGTGGAAAGAGCCCGCAACTGGTGTTCGCAGATGCCGATCTCGACAAGGCCGCCTTGGTAATTTCCCAAGGCATACTTTCCAATGCCGGGCAGGCCTGTGTCGCCGGCTCCCGGCTGATCGTCGAGGAATCCATTGCTGCACCTCTCGCCGAAGCGATCGTCGCGCGTATGAAGATGGTGAAGGCGGCGGCGACCTGGGACGAGACGAGCCAATATTCGCCGATCATATCCAAGCGCCAGTTGGACCGCATCCACAGCATTGTCGAGTCAGCTGTTTCGGCGGGGGGCGAATGCTTGTTGGGCGGCGCACCGATGGATGCGCCGGGCTATTTTTACCAGCCGACATTGATCGCCGTTCGCGACGCGTTCTCACCAGCAGTCAGCGAAGAAATCTTCGGACCCGTCCTCACCCTACAGACCTTTGCCGACGAGGAGGAGGCGTTGACGCTGGCCGATCACCCAACCTATGGACTTGCGGCCGGACTCTTCACTCGCGATCTTTCCCGAGCGATCCGGCTCACCCGCCGCCTGCAGGCGGGCACTGTCTGGGTTAACCGTTTCAGTCGCTCACGCGACCACATACTGCCGACCGGCGGCTACAAGCAGTCCGGCATCGGCAAAGATCTCGGCCGCGAAGCCTATCTTGCCAACCGCAAGAGCAAAAGCGTGCTCATCAGCCTGTAA
- a CDS encoding VOC family protein, with amino-acid sequence MSGPLFHKIDCVMLKVADLDAALGFYSEALGHPLLWRSPEAAGLGMPGTDTELVLHTDLGPEVDLLVDSVDAALERFVEAGGTIIKKPFDIPIGRCAVVRDPFGNALVMLDQTKGTFVTDATGLVLRVE; translated from the coding sequence ATGAGCGGACCACTGTTCCACAAGATCGATTGCGTGATGCTCAAGGTGGCGGACCTGGACGCCGCTCTGGGGTTCTACTCCGAAGCCCTTGGGCATCCGCTTCTCTGGAGATCGCCAGAGGCAGCTGGGTTGGGAATGCCAGGAACGGACACGGAGCTTGTCCTGCATACCGATCTGGGTCCCGAGGTGGACCTACTTGTGGACAGTGTCGACGCCGCGCTGGAGCGCTTCGTCGAAGCGGGCGGCACGATCATCAAGAAGCCGTTCGACATCCCGATCGGCCGTTGCGCCGTCGTTCGTGATCCGTTTGGCAATGCCCTGGTGATGCTTGACCAAACCAAAGGCACCTTCGTCACCGATGCGACCGGCCTGGTGCTGCGCGTCGAGTAA
- a CDS encoding tartrate dehydrogenase, with protein sequence MKTYKIALLPGDGIGRDVTEAAWAVLEKTARPNGFSLDATSYPWSCDFYLENGSMMPADGIETLRSFDAILLGAVGWPAKVPDSVSLHGLLLPIRKAFVQYANIRPHRLLPGVQGPLKADAFDILCIRENTEGEYSGAGGRVHQGTDSEVAVETSIFTRKGVERILRFGFEQARARRGKLASVTKSNAQKYSMVFWDEITQRLSAEYPDVEVTSYHIDAMAARMVMAPESLDVVVASNLFGDILTDLGAAIQGGLGFAASANINPDRSAPSMFEPVHGSAPDIADLGIANPIAAIWSGAMMLDHLGETAAAGKVMAAIGTTTARGIGAVPGKDKTDAITASVLSALD encoded by the coding sequence ATGAAAACCTACAAGATCGCCCTTCTGCCCGGAGACGGAATCGGCCGCGACGTGACGGAAGCAGCCTGGGCCGTGCTCGAAAAGACGGCGCGCCCGAACGGATTTTCTCTTGATGCAACCAGCTATCCCTGGTCCTGCGACTTCTATCTGGAGAACGGCAGCATGATGCCCGCCGACGGCATCGAAACGCTCAGATCCTTCGATGCCATCCTGCTCGGCGCGGTCGGCTGGCCGGCGAAAGTGCCGGATTCGGTCTCGCTACACGGGCTTCTCCTGCCCATCCGCAAGGCCTTCGTCCAATATGCCAACATCCGCCCGCACCGGCTGCTGCCGGGCGTTCAAGGTCCGCTGAAGGCGGACGCCTTCGACATTCTCTGCATCCGCGAAAACACCGAGGGTGAGTATTCCGGCGCCGGTGGCCGCGTCCATCAGGGTACCGACAGTGAGGTGGCGGTCGAGACCTCGATTTTCACCCGCAAGGGGGTTGAGCGCATCCTGCGTTTCGGCTTTGAGCAAGCGCGTGCGCGACGCGGCAAGCTCGCCTCGGTGACGAAGTCCAACGCGCAGAAGTATTCGATGGTCTTCTGGGACGAGATCACCCAGAGGCTTTCCGCCGAATATCCCGATGTCGAGGTGACCAGCTACCATATCGACGCCATGGCCGCCCGCATGGTCATGGCGCCGGAAAGCCTCGACGTCGTGGTCGCCTCCAACCTGTTCGGAGATATCCTGACCGACCTTGGCGCCGCCATCCAGGGCGGACTCGGTTTCGCAGCCTCCGCCAATATCAATCCCGATCGCTCAGCGCCATCCATGTTCGAACCCGTCCACGGCTCCGCGCCCGATATCGCTGATCTCGGCATCGCCAATCCGATCGCCGCCATCTGGTCAGGCGCGATGATGCTGGACCATCTCGGAGAAACGGCTGCCGCCGGAAAGGTGATGGCCGCAATCGGGACGACGACGGCACGCGGCATCGGCGCAGTTCCTGGCAAGGACAAGACGGACGCGATCACGGCATCGGTGCTTTCGGCACTCGACTAG
- a CDS encoding cupin domain-containing protein, with translation MSLLKTIETNPTFAPRESDPLPERLISGNPSFKTWAQDVARGEMVHTGVWEATPGETRSIKGETFEFCHILSGIVELTQEGGEPVIYKTGDSFVMKPGFVGVWKTIETVRKIYVTVM, from the coding sequence ATGTCCCTGTTGAAGACTATCGAAACCAACCCGACCTTTGCGCCGCGCGAGTCCGACCCTCTTCCCGAACGGCTGATCTCCGGCAATCCCTCCTTCAAGACCTGGGCGCAGGATGTCGCCCGCGGAGAGATGGTCCATACCGGTGTCTGGGAAGCGACCCCCGGTGAGACTCGCTCGATCAAGGGCGAGACCTTCGAATTCTGCCATATCCTTTCAGGCATCGTCGAGCTCACCCAGGAAGGCGGCGAGCCGGTCATCTATAAGACCGGCGACAGTTTCGTCATGAAGCCAGGCTTTGTCGGGGTCTGGAAGACGATCGAGACCGTGCGCAAGATTTATGTGACCGTTATGTGA
- a CDS encoding GNAT family N-acetyltransferase, whose translation MQRDPIVFESSRNGYLLSTDRARLDPATVHRFLAADSYWARGMTLDQLQRALEHSLPIGIYAEDGTLAAFGRVVTDYAVFAYLRDVFTLPAHRGRGLACWLAKEVRNHPELAGVTSWMLATRDAHAVYEKAGYRPAPHPEYYMTVPKPDETEPREP comes from the coding sequence ATGCAGCGCGACCCGATTGTCTTTGAGTCTTCCCGGAACGGCTACCTCCTCAGCACGGATCGCGCCCGCCTCGATCCGGCAACGGTCCACCGCTTCCTGGCAGCCGATTCCTACTGGGCGCGCGGCATGACACTGGACCAGTTGCAGCGAGCGCTGGAACATTCGCTGCCGATTGGCATCTACGCCGAAGACGGCACCCTCGCCGCCTTCGGCCGCGTCGTCACCGACTATGCCGTCTTCGCCTATCTGCGCGATGTCTTCACGCTGCCGGCCCACCGTGGCAGAGGGCTCGCCTGCTGGCTCGCCAAAGAGGTCCGCAACCATCCGGAGCTCGCCGGCGTCACCAGTTGGATGCTGGCGACCCGTGACGCGCACGCCGTCTACGAGAAGGCCGGTTACCGTCCGGCTCCGCATCCCGAATATTACATGACCGTTCCGAAGCCGGACGAGACAGAGCCGCGCGAGCCATAA